Proteins from a genomic interval of Caldicellulosiruptor diazotrophicus:
- a CDS encoding small, acid-soluble spore protein, alpha/beta type: MARQKIMSEELKMEIAKELGVYDTVSKYGWGEVKSRDCGNIVRKAIEMAEKALKEKQ, translated from the coding sequence TTGGCAAGACAAAAGATTATGTCAGAGGAATTAAAAATGGAAATAGCAAAAGAACTTGGAGTGTACGACACGGTATCGAAGTACGGTTGGGGAGAAGTAAAATCACGCGACTGTGGTAATATTGTCAGAAAAGCTATCGAGATGGCAGAAAAAGCCTTGAAAGAAAAGCAATAA
- a CDS encoding cell wall hydrolase, with product MSKILRKYSLYLLLLFISFILSIYTAKLIYDVRRSSYEKIEKKLEKALESSDKEVLNQSIETQGSTSYQNKDLYLLARVINGEARGEPYIGQVAIGAVIINRTKHPGFPKTISGVIYQPGAFTCVSDGQINAKLEPTALKAARDALNGWDPTNGCIYYYNPAKTTNRWIWSRKVMLVIGKHRFAK from the coding sequence GTGAGCAAAATCTTAAGAAAATATTCACTTTATCTCTTGCTTCTTTTTATAAGTTTTATTCTCAGTATTTACACTGCAAAACTTATTTATGATGTAAGAAGATCAAGTTACGAAAAAATTGAGAAAAAACTTGAAAAAGCATTGGAAAGTAGTGACAAAGAAGTTTTGAATCAATCTATTGAAACACAAGGTTCAACGAGCTACCAAAATAAAGATTTGTATCTTTTGGCCAGAGTAATAAATGGTGAAGCAAGAGGAGAACCTTATATAGGTCAGGTTGCAATCGGAGCTGTTATTATAAACAGAACAAAACACCCCGGATTTCCAAAAACAATCAGTGGTGTTATTTATCAGCCAGGTGCCTTTACCTGTGTCTCTGACGGACAGATTAACGCCAAACTTGAACCAACAGCTTTGAAAGCCGCAAGAGATGCATTAAATGGTTGGGACCCGACAAACGGTTGTATATATTATTATAATCCTGCAAAGACAACAAATAGATGGATTTGGAGTAGAAAGGTTATGCTTGTAATTGGCAAACACAGATTTGCAAAATAA
- the ypeB gene encoding germination protein YpeB, protein MSILGGYKELRERLKSVRLWSIMAVTLGILVIVALWGVNQYRGKANYHNYLTNMWHRAFFDMVGYVQNIQSLLSKAEVSGDDRQRAVLYTEVWRNAFAAQENLSQLPIENNVALEKTAKYLTQVGDLSFSLSKQLMSGKKETLLQKKQLKKLRAYADKLSNSLNELAIEISQGRLRWGEVRVVGTSRLKRVSQNVTSSRMLAVEAGFKDYPTLIYDGPFSDHISRQIPKGLPEKLVTKEQAKKIAFEFLNLKRADVVNYLGLSGDRIKVYTFEIIPDRKIRYRTITIAISKKGGKVIWMIDNRATSSPKIGVAKAKENAKKFLIAKGFPNMIDTFYLKQDNTALINYIFLQNGIKIYPDMVKIRVALDTGQIVGFDATPYYMSHTSRNIPKPAISERQARNLISKNFDVQSVSLAIIPLDSGKEAFTYEFLGKYDDKYFADYINAITGKEENILEIIKDPNGILSM, encoded by the coding sequence TTGAGTATTTTAGGTGGATATAAAGAACTTAGGGAAAGACTAAAAAGTGTAAGACTTTGGAGTATAATGGCAGTAACACTTGGTATTTTAGTTATTGTGGCCCTTTGGGGAGTGAATCAGTATAGAGGTAAAGCTAATTATCATAACTATCTTACCAATATGTGGCACAGAGCATTTTTCGATATGGTAGGTTATGTTCAAAACATCCAATCGCTTCTTTCAAAGGCTGAAGTGTCAGGCGATGATAGGCAAAGAGCAGTATTATATACCGAGGTGTGGAGAAACGCTTTTGCAGCACAGGAAAACCTTTCCCAGCTTCCTATTGAGAACAATGTTGCACTTGAAAAAACAGCAAAATATCTTACTCAAGTTGGAGACCTCAGTTTTTCGCTTTCAAAACAGCTTATGAGTGGTAAAAAGGAGACACTCCTTCAGAAAAAGCAACTCAAAAAACTTCGAGCATATGCAGATAAACTCAGTAATAGCCTAAATGAACTTGCAATTGAGATAAGCCAAGGAAGACTAAGATGGGGAGAGGTTAGAGTAGTTGGAACGTCAAGGCTCAAGAGAGTGTCTCAGAATGTTACAAGTAGCAGAATGCTTGCAGTTGAGGCTGGTTTTAAAGACTATCCAACTTTGATATATGATGGACCTTTTTCTGACCATATTAGCCGCCAGATTCCAAAAGGGCTTCCTGAAAAACTTGTAACTAAAGAACAAGCAAAAAAAATTGCTTTTGAGTTTTTAAATCTTAAAAGAGCTGACGTTGTTAATTATTTAGGACTTTCAGGAGATAGAATAAAGGTTTATACTTTTGAGATAATCCCTGACAGAAAAATTCGCTACAGAACAATCACGATAGCTATTTCTAAAAAAGGTGGCAAAGTAATTTGGATGATTGACAACAGAGCTACTTCTTCACCAAAAATAGGTGTTGCAAAAGCAAAAGAAAACGCTAAAAAGTTTTTAATTGCAAAAGGTTTTCCTAACATGATTGATACCTTCTATTTAAAACAAGACAACACTGCACTAATAAATTATATTTTTCTGCAAAATGGTATCAAAATATATCCTGATATGGTAAAGATTAGAGTAGCCCTTGACACAGGGCAAATAGTAGGATTTGATGCAACACCATATTATATGTCTCACACTTCAAGAAATATTCCTAAACCTGCAATATCTGAAAGACAAGCAAGAAATTTGATTAGCAAAAATTTTGATGTGCAAAGTGTGTCGCTTGCTATCATACCACTTGATTCTGGGAAAGAGGCTTTCACATATGAGTTTTTAGGCAAGTACGACGACAAATACTTTGCTGATTATATAAACGCAATTACTGGAAAAGAAGAAAATATCCTGGAAATTATTAAAGACCCTAACGGAATTTTATCAATGTAA
- a CDS encoding MurT ligase domain-containing protein, whose amino-acid sequence MKNLKLYVAILLGMMFKLILKLFGKDATSAPGKIALKIYPKIIKEIDKRCKLKILISGTNGKTTTNNIINWLIADDRVVLSNLKGSNMANGIVSAFINNLKSNYDIACFEVDEGSLPIVTRYLKPDIFVTTNVFRDQLDRYGELDRVKELILNHIGQAIAIINADDPNLASFSGVKRVFYSVDENMFSRRTNVTLDSRFCPICNAKLEYSFYNVGHLGKYECLMCGYRNPESRFVITNIREDLTGFVFDFVDRETGINIENIKWKMGGVYNLYNVCAAISVAMIIGIDKEKIRERIETFENRLGRLEKKEVGDKDVIISLVKNPIGMSETLNVISQDPDPKVIVFILNDNAADGRDISWIWDADFDILCKIENIKALYFSGKRKEDMALRVKYSEFVLSNFEFIDYKEELNCVFDQNDIKKIYILPTYTALFEVRKIVDNLSKKDGIKNGNKHC is encoded by the coding sequence TTGAAAAATTTAAAACTTTATGTTGCTATTTTACTTGGAATGATGTTTAAACTTATCCTAAAACTTTTTGGAAAAGATGCAACAAGCGCTCCAGGTAAGATTGCCTTAAAGATTTATCCAAAAATTATAAAAGAAATTGATAAAAGGTGCAAATTGAAGATACTTATCTCGGGTACAAATGGGAAGACAACAACAAACAACATAATAAACTGGTTAATTGCGGACGATAGAGTTGTTCTTTCTAATTTAAAGGGTTCAAACATGGCAAACGGGATTGTAAGTGCTTTTATAAATAATCTAAAGTCAAATTATGATATTGCATGTTTTGAAGTTGATGAAGGCTCCCTGCCAATTGTAACAAGATACTTAAAACCAGACATATTTGTTACAACCAATGTGTTCAGAGACCAGCTTGACAGATATGGTGAACTTGACAGAGTAAAGGAGCTGATTTTAAACCATATTGGACAGGCTATCGCTATAATAAACGCAGATGATCCAAACTTAGCAAGTTTTAGTGGCGTAAAAAGGGTGTTTTATAGTGTTGATGAGAACATGTTTAGTCGAAGAACTAATGTTACATTGGATTCGCGCTTCTGTCCTATTTGCAATGCCAAGCTTGAATATTCATTTTATAATGTTGGACATCTTGGCAAATATGAATGTTTGATGTGTGGTTATAGGAATCCTGAAAGCCGGTTTGTAATTACAAATATAAGAGAAGACTTAACCGGGTTTGTTTTTGATTTTGTTGACAGAGAGACAGGTATAAACATTGAGAATATAAAATGGAAAATGGGTGGAGTTTATAATCTATACAATGTATGTGCAGCTATTTCAGTAGCAATGATTATTGGGATTGATAAAGAAAAAATAAGAGAAAGAATTGAAACATTTGAAAACAGACTTGGTCGATTAGAAAAGAAAGAAGTTGGTGACAAAGATGTAATAATATCGCTCGTAAAAAATCCTATAGGCATGAGCGAGACATTAAATGTAATTAGTCAGGATCCTGATCCTAAGGTTATTGTGTTTATACTGAACGACAATGCTGCAGATGGCAGGGATATTTCATGGATTTGGGATGCTGATTTTGATATCTTGTGTAAAATAGAAAATATCAAAGCTTTGTATTTTAGCGGAAAGAGGAAAGAAGATATGGCCTTGAGAGTAAAATACAGCGAATTTGTACTTTCTAATTTTGAGTTTATTGACTACAAAGAAGAATTAAACTGTGTTTTTGATCAAAATGATATAAAGAAAATCTATATTCTTCCAACATACACTGCTCTTTTTGAAGTTAGAAAAATAGTAGATAACCTTTCAAAAAAGGATGGGATAAAAAATGGAAATAAACATTGTTAA
- a CDS encoding transposase yields the protein MFKNHNKQLSFLELYEDVKNLALNNPHNLLGFFNKYININNFIPQSFFKAYYKYFGKHRCFSLQSMLCAFFIQKIFKFSTLTQLRAVLLNSYQLKSFCNFDTIPSISTFSRFRKIFCSEIENVFYNLAKYAQNIALEINPDLASCVIFDTTALVPMLKENNPKFIQSMLRKTKSQNPNLTSSAVYYLTYSNLPKSASASPYITRMFANGHFCYGYKFAIITNGFGLPLVITPAFCPSSDDPQDPAFSKAISDSKALIPALINLNHNFQFNQFSTFIADSALDSYMVYSSLIKDFNFSKVIIPINPRNSNQTSYTPTSDPNITISQNGIPFCNKLNKPFIYEGLCNGKNRSPRIKWRCPCSQIKDNKRFCTCPHPCTTSKSGRMFYTYPDANLRYYPGIDRNSDQFYQLYKSRVTIEQTIFNLKSFLGHDTIFSYDHISLFSDFLLSAICMLLLFILSYAILKHHQNISYKKLQKLKKLIA from the coding sequence CATAATAAACAACTCTCTTTTTTAGAACTTTATGAGGACGTTAAAAACCTCGCTCTCAATAACCCTCATAACCTTCTTGGCTTCTTCAACAAATACATCAATATCAATAACTTCATCCCTCAATCCTTCTTTAAAGCCTACTATAAATACTTCGGTAAACATAGATGCTTCTCTTTGCAATCTATGTTATGTGCTTTCTTCATCCAAAAAATCTTCAAATTCTCTACCTTAACTCAACTCCGTGCTGTCTTGCTCAACTCATACCAGCTTAAATCTTTCTGCAACTTCGATACTATACCCTCTATCTCTACATTCTCAAGATTTAGAAAAATCTTTTGCTCCGAAATCGAAAACGTCTTTTATAACCTCGCAAAATATGCTCAAAATATTGCACTTGAAATAAACCCTGACCTTGCTTCTTGCGTAATATTCGACACAACTGCCTTAGTCCCTATGCTCAAAGAAAATAACCCTAAGTTCATCCAATCTATGCTCAGAAAAACTAAATCTCAAAACCCTAACCTTACATCCTCTGCTGTGTATTATCTCACATACTCAAACCTCCCCAAATCTGCTTCTGCTTCACCTTATATTACTCGTATGTTCGCTAATGGTCATTTCTGCTATGGATACAAATTCGCTATCATCACTAATGGATTTGGTTTACCTCTTGTAATCACTCCTGCCTTCTGTCCTTCTTCTGATGACCCTCAAGACCCTGCTTTTTCTAAAGCTATCTCTGATTCAAAAGCTCTTATTCCCGCTTTGATTAACCTAAACCATAATTTCCAATTCAATCAGTTTTCAACCTTTATCGCCGACAGTGCTCTTGACTCTTACATGGTCTATTCTTCCCTCATCAAAGATTTCAATTTCTCTAAAGTCATAATCCCTATTAACCCCAGAAATTCTAACCAAACCTCATATACCCCTACCTCTGACCCTAACATCACTATCTCACAAAACGGTATACCCTTCTGTAATAAACTAAATAAACCTTTTATCTACGAAGGTCTTTGTAATGGTAAAAATCGCTCCCCAAGAATTAAATGGCGCTGCCCTTGCTCTCAGATTAAAGACAATAAACGCTTTTGCACCTGCCCACATCCTTGTACTACTTCTAAGTCAGGTAGGATGTTCTATACATACCCAGATGCCAACCTGCGGTATTATCCAGGTATCGATAGAAATTCTGACCAGTTTTATCAACTTTACAAATCCAGAGTTACTATCGAGCAAACTATTTTTAATCTAAAGTCTTTTCTCGGTCATGATACCATTTTCTCATATGACCATATTTCACTTTTTTCTGACTTCTTACTCTCTGCTATTTGTATGCTTTTACTCTTTATTCTCTCTTATGCCATACTAAAACATCACCAAAATATCTCTTACAAAAAACTTCAAAAACTTAAAAAACTTATTGCCTGA
- the spoIIP gene encoding stage II sporulation protein P, with amino-acid sequence MVKVFDFKRIVLVTTILFVFGVGFLVERLIFLNQTATTLLFRYSKEIISCNIPIFSDHFVSEAFKIENIVRFSYPMFTEINFREAANTAVYEDDAIVINYNQQIQEEKKNGQAQSQDENIEFQKYFENSSQKLGTYNKIEIINQTDYKVDANELLMTKFKIFNGEKPSILIYHTHTTESYNTFSQKLVYTSGTTDRTLDFNYNVVRVGEELKRILEKQYGYKVFHSKEINDYPEYKGSYARSLKVMEKYKSKHPDIKVFIDLHRDAIGNGSNKVKVSTIAFGYEVAKVMLVVGTDKLGLYHPFWRQNLLFAVHLQKNLKKICPQITRPITLSVARYNQHISPYAIIIEIGSNGNTLEEALRSCQIVAKALDDTIMGR; translated from the coding sequence ATGGTGAAGGTTTTTGATTTTAAAAGGATAGTATTGGTAACCACTATACTTTTTGTGTTTGGTGTTGGCTTTTTAGTTGAAAGATTAATCTTTTTAAATCAAACAGCCACAACTCTGCTTTTCAGGTACTCAAAAGAGATTATTTCATGCAATATACCCATTTTTTCTGACCATTTTGTAAGTGAGGCTTTTAAAATTGAGAACATAGTAAGATTTTCTTATCCAATGTTTACAGAAATAAACTTTCGAGAAGCTGCAAATACAGCTGTATATGAAGATGATGCTATTGTGATAAATTACAACCAGCAAATCCAAGAAGAGAAGAAAAATGGTCAAGCTCAAAGTCAGGATGAAAACATCGAATTTCAGAAATACTTTGAAAATAGTTCCCAAAAGTTAGGAACATACAACAAAATAGAGATTATAAATCAGACAGACTATAAAGTTGATGCCAATGAACTTTTGATGACCAAATTCAAAATTTTCAATGGGGAAAAACCTTCCATCTTAATTTACCATACTCACACAACAGAAAGTTACAATACCTTTTCCCAAAAACTTGTATACACTTCTGGTACAACAGATAGAACACTTGATTTTAATTACAATGTTGTGAGAGTAGGGGAAGAGCTGAAGAGGATTTTGGAGAAACAGTATGGTTATAAGGTTTTTCACAGCAAAGAGATAAACGATTATCCAGAATACAAGGGCTCTTATGCACGATCATTAAAAGTTATGGAGAAATATAAAAGTAAACATCCTGATATAAAAGTTTTTATAGATTTGCACAGGGATGCTATTGGAAACGGTTCAAATAAGGTGAAAGTTTCAACAATTGCGTTTGGATATGAGGTTGCAAAGGTTATGCTTGTTGTGGGGACAGACAAGCTTGGGCTTTATCATCCGTTTTGGCGACAGAACCTTTTATTTGCTGTGCATCTTCAAAAGAATCTCAAAAAAATATGTCCTCAGATTACAAGACCTATAACTCTCTCTGTTGCACGATACAATCAACATATATCGCCATATGCAATAATTATTGAAATTGGTAGTAATGGAAATACATTAGAGGAAGCTTTAAGAAGTTGTCAGATTGTTGCAAAAGCATTGGATGATACCATCATGGGAAGGTGA
- a CDS encoding type 1 glutamine amidotransferase codes for MEINIVNMFPEVLNLYGDRGNIICLQKRSVWRGIKANVFEYTLGANQEILKDADIILLGGASDREQSIVYSHLLSLRGLIKDLIEDGVVVLAICGGYQLLGEAYIDANGRVIKGLHLLDFVTKAEGKRLIGNIIIETSLDVFPKTVVGYENHGGRTYHNYQPFGKVLKGYGNNGKDGFEGLIYKNVIGTYLHGPLLPKNPHIADFMIKKALERKYTLDNLEFQKLDDTLEYLAHNRVKELYM; via the coding sequence ATGGAAATAAACATTGTTAATATGTTCCCTGAGGTTTTGAACTTGTACGGTGATAGAGGCAACATTATATGTCTTCAGAAAAGATCTGTTTGGAGAGGAATTAAAGCAAATGTGTTTGAATATACGTTGGGTGCAAACCAAGAAATCCTGAAAGATGCTGATATAATTTTACTTGGTGGGGCATCAGATAGAGAACAATCTATTGTATATTCACATCTTTTGAGTTTGAGAGGGCTTATTAAAGACCTTATTGAAGATGGAGTGGTTGTACTTGCAATCTGTGGTGGATATCAACTCTTAGGAGAGGCTTATATTGATGCAAACGGTAGAGTAATAAAAGGTCTTCATCTTTTGGACTTTGTAACAAAAGCTGAGGGAAAAAGACTTATTGGTAACATTATAATCGAAACAAGCTTGGATGTTTTTCCAAAAACAGTTGTGGGATATGAAAATCATGGTGGAAGAACCTATCATAATTATCAACCTTTTGGCAAGGTATTAAAAGGTTATGGTAACAACGGGAAGGATGGGTTTGAAGGGCTGATTTATAAAAATGTCATAGGTACCTATCTGCACGGACCACTTCTCCCAAAAAATCCGCATATTGCGGACTTTATGATAAAAAAAGCTCTTGAAAGAAAGTATACTTTAGATAACTTAGAATTTCAAAAATTAGACGATACATTAGAGTATTTAGCTCACAATAGGGTAAAAGAATTGTATATGTAA
- a CDS encoding MGDG synthase family glycosyltransferase, translating into MKVLILSLDAGGGHFAASNALKTAILQKDPQAKVEIVDTLKIISPILDKLAVGTYLKAIKTVPFIYGLVYDSTDKDPPTRFSKAIYEKFYFAFYKLYNIISELNPDVIIGTHPSPIDMVSQLKKRGNINVPIISIVTDFTIHPYWINEYADYIIVHHENLVYEAVKKGASEKKVIPLGIPINPSFSINNEKKQILSELNLEDNPTILIMGGSLGLGNIEDIVEMVCHICDESYQIIVVTGKNKTLKKSLEVRNFGRKVVVFGFISFIDKLMAISDILITKPGGLTCAEALSRKLPMILISPIPGQEERNTFYLINNGAAAYVRNIESFDIVFNQIINNPQRLEHMKLACSFLAKPNSSNDIVEFIKGMVL; encoded by the coding sequence ATGAAAGTTTTGATTTTAAGTCTTGACGCAGGTGGTGGACACTTTGCTGCTTCAAATGCATTGAAAACCGCTATTTTGCAAAAAGATCCCCAAGCCAAAGTTGAAATTGTAGACACCCTTAAGATTATAAGCCCAATATTAGATAAGTTGGCTGTTGGAACATATTTAAAAGCTATTAAAACAGTTCCATTTATATACGGTCTTGTTTATGATTCAACAGACAAAGACCCACCTACACGTTTTAGCAAGGCAATTTATGAAAAATTTTATTTTGCATTTTATAAGCTTTACAATATTATTTCTGAACTAAACCCTGATGTAATAATTGGAACTCATCCGTCACCAATTGATATGGTAAGTCAGCTAAAAAAACGTGGAAACATAAATGTCCCTATAATCAGCATAGTTACAGATTTTACAATACACCCCTATTGGATTAATGAGTATGCAGACTATATAATTGTCCACCATGAGAACTTGGTTTATGAAGCGGTGAAAAAAGGAGCTTCAGAAAAAAAGGTAATACCTCTTGGTATTCCCATTAACCCTTCTTTCTCAATAAATAATGAAAAAAAACAAATCTTATCTGAGCTAAACCTTGAAGACAACCCAACAATCTTAATTATGGGTGGAAGTTTAGGGCTTGGAAATATTGAGGATATAGTTGAAATGGTTTGCCACATATGTGACGAGAGTTATCAAATAATTGTTGTTACTGGGAAAAACAAAACATTAAAGAAATCATTGGAGGTAAGAAATTTTGGAAGAAAGGTAGTTGTATTTGGTTTTATCAGCTTTATAGACAAGCTCATGGCAATAAGTGACATTTTGATTACAAAGCCTGGTGGTCTTACCTGTGCTGAAGCACTTTCTCGTAAACTTCCAATGATTTTGATATCACCAATTCCTGGACAAGAAGAGAGAAATACCTTTTATCTTATAAACAACGGCGCTGCCGCTTATGTAAGAAATATTGAAAGCTTTGATATAGTTTTTAACCAAATAATAAACAATCCTCAAAGGCTCGAACATATGAAACTTGCGTGTTCATTTTTAGCAAAGCCAAATTCATCAAATGACATTGTGGAATTTATAAAGGGAATGGTGCTCTAA
- the gpr gene encoding GPR endopeptidase, with protein MFKIQTDLALETRELVQKGLGREIEGVEVEERKEFEDKIKITKVKINSIKGEAILQKPIGNYITIEADGLRDEDFEVQEQVSKVLADQLESLINVSQKSTVLVVGLGNWNVTPDSLGPKVVSKVLITRHLFEFVPDKIKDRRVRSVCAISPGVLGITGIETSEIISGIVQRIHPDLIIAIDALASRRLERISTAIQITDTGIVPGSGIGNERKGITKDTVGVPVVAIGVPMVVDAAIIANDAIDLLLERLKNETDRSSPLYMLLESIPDEDRFNLIKEVIFPYYGNLFVTPKDIDRIVENISTVIADGINKAIHPEVKENEEYRYVN; from the coding sequence ATGTTTAAAATTCAAACAGACCTTGCACTTGAAACAAGAGAACTTGTCCAAAAAGGACTTGGAAGAGAGATAGAAGGTGTTGAGGTTGAAGAGAGAAAAGAGTTTGAGGATAAAATTAAAATCACTAAGGTCAAGATTAACTCTATAAAAGGTGAAGCAATCTTGCAAAAGCCTATAGGAAATTATATCACTATCGAAGCTGATGGGCTGCGTGATGAAGATTTTGAGGTACAGGAACAAGTTTCAAAGGTCTTAGCTGACCAGCTTGAAAGCTTAATAAATGTGTCACAAAAATCTACCGTACTTGTTGTTGGACTTGGCAACTGGAATGTCACGCCCGACTCTTTAGGGCCCAAAGTGGTGTCAAAGGTGTTGATTACACGTCATTTGTTTGAATTTGTTCCCGACAAGATAAAAGACAGACGAGTACGTTCTGTTTGTGCAATATCGCCAGGTGTTTTAGGTATAACTGGAATCGAAACCAGTGAAATAATAAGCGGTATAGTTCAGAGAATACACCCTGATTTAATAATTGCAATTGACGCACTTGCTTCACGAAGACTTGAAAGGATATCAACTGCTATCCAGATAACAGATACAGGTATTGTTCCTGGATCGGGTATTGGAAATGAAAGAAAAGGTATCACAAAAGATACAGTTGGTGTTCCTGTTGTGGCAATTGGTGTTCCTATGGTGGTTGATGCAGCAATTATTGCAAATGATGCCATAGACCTTCTGCTTGAAAGACTTAAAAATGAAACAGACAGGTCATCGCCGCTTTATATGCTTTTAGAGAGTATTCCCGATGAAGACAGGTTTAATCTTATTAAAGAAGTTATATTCCCTTACTATGGGAATCTTTTTGTAACGCCGAAAGACATCGACAGGATTGTTGAAAATATTTCGACTGTTATAGCCGATGGAATAAATAAGGCAATTCATCCGGAAGTAAAAGAGAATGAAGAGTACAGATATGTAAATTGA
- the xerD gene encoding site-specific tyrosine recombinase XerD, producing MSIIEVFGNYLQKQNKFSQNTISSYLRDAKKYIEFLDSIKIKLENTSQATLIAYIISMQKAGKSNSTIARAIVSLKIFYEFLKIQNIVDIGKIEIEPPKLEKNPPQILTKDEVERLLSCPKEDDIKGIRDKAMLELLYATGIRVSELINLNLDDINLEHGYIICKNKKRDRVIPIGSYAISAVEKYLRHSRPYLAKSKDEEALFLNFSGERMTRQGFWKIVKFYAQNARIEKEITPHILRHSFATHLIENGADVRAVQQMLGHADISTTQKYLQVANIKLKEVYQKTHPRA from the coding sequence ATGAGCATTATAGAAGTTTTTGGCAATTACCTCCAGAAACAAAATAAATTTTCACAGAATACTATAAGTTCGTATTTACGAGATGCCAAAAAATATATAGAGTTTTTAGATAGCATAAAAATAAAACTTGAAAATACTTCTCAGGCAACCTTAATAGCATACATTATCAGTATGCAAAAAGCTGGGAAATCAAACAGCACTATTGCACGAGCAATTGTGTCATTAAAAATCTTTTATGAATTTCTAAAAATACAAAATATTGTTGATATTGGGAAAATTGAGATTGAACCTCCGAAACTTGAAAAAAACCCACCTCAGATACTTACAAAAGATGAGGTGGAAAGGCTTCTTTCATGTCCGAAAGAGGATGATATTAAAGGGATTAGAGACAAAGCAATGCTTGAACTTTTGTATGCAACAGGTATCAGGGTAAGCGAACTTATAAATCTCAATCTTGACGATATTAATCTTGAGCATGGGTATATTATTTGCAAAAATAAGAAAAGAGATAGGGTTATTCCTATTGGTTCGTACGCTATTTCGGCAGTGGAGAAGTATTTGCGTCATTCACGACCCTACCTTGCAAAAAGTAAAGATGAAGAGGCTCTTTTTTTGAACTTTAGCGGAGAAAGAATGACCAGACAGGGATTTTGGAAGATAGTAAAGTTCTATGCACAAAATGCGAGGATAGAAAAAGAAATAACACCGCATATACTCAGACATTCCTTTGCTACTCATTTAATTGAAAATGGTGCAGATGTGAGGGCTGTTCAGCAAATGCTTGGTCATGCTGATATTTCAACAACACAGAAATACCTTCAAGTTGCAAATATTAAGCTTAAAGAAGTGTATCAAAAAACTCATCCACGTGCCTAA
- a CDS encoding M23 family metallopeptidase produces MNKKDWKERLINFFDTKGFYIIVVVCLFVIGFSIYTIATTDFTKYEVEEKQDNNVSLNNSDTSNAIPQVGMQEVTKQDKLKNSPATTEKTGNKNVSQRKSEDNTQSIHSSNSAYNSKKNESSLTTKNDAASNANKQQHAQQKANTTAEENQGRNSLGDEIEVINPLVFKPIYPVSGKVIREFSDQSLVYSKTLDEWTEHSGIDIQAEEGSDIKACFDGTVIDLGEDPLYGKYVVIDHSDGYISKYFNLKDLKYVQVGDIVRQGQKIGEVGTSSNIEYMDPPHLHFEILYNGENQNPARFLPQPQ; encoded by the coding sequence ATGAATAAAAAGGATTGGAAAGAAAGATTGATAAACTTTTTTGACACCAAAGGATTTTATATAATTGTGGTTGTTTGTCTTTTTGTAATTGGTTTTTCAATTTATACAATTGCAACTACTGATTTTACGAAGTATGAGGTTGAAGAAAAGCAAGATAATAATGTAAGCCTGAATAACAGCGATACCTCTAATGCAATTCCACAAGTTGGTATGCAAGAAGTGACCAAACAAGATAAATTAAAAAATAGCCCTGCAACAACTGAAAAAACAGGAAATAAAAATGTATCTCAAAGGAAATCAGAAGACAATACCCAAAGTATTCATAGCTCAAACTCAGCTTACAATTCAAAAAAGAATGAAAGTTCTTTAACAACTAAGAATGACGCCGCAAGCAATGCTAATAAACAACAGCATGCACAACAAAAGGCTAATACAACTGCAGAGGAAAATCAGGGAAGAAATAGCTTAGGAGACGAAATAGAAGTAATAAATCCTCTTGTGTTCAAGCCTATATATCCTGTTTCTGGCAAGGTAATCAGAGAGTTTTCTGACCAGTCACTTGTGTACTCTAAAACCTTAGATGAATGGACAGAACATTCAGGCATTGATATTCAAGCAGAAGAAGGTAGCGATATAAAAGCTTGCTTTGACGGTACTGTAATTGACTTGGGCGAAGACCCTCTTTATGGAAAATATGTTGTAATTGACCATAGTGATGGATATATTTCAAAATACTTTAACTTGAAAGATTTAAAATATGTCCAAGTTGGAGACATAGTTAGGCAAGGGCAAAAAATTGGTGAGGTGGGGACAAGCTCTAATATAGAATACATGGACCCACCACATTTACACTTTGAGATTTTATACAACGGTGAGAACCAAAACCCAGCAAGATTTTTGCCACAACCACAATAA